A genomic segment from Malus domestica chromosome 05, GDT2T_hap1 encodes:
- the LOC103454459 gene encoding patellin-4 isoform X2, protein MTVEETQVAEVVVVPREEAEKVVCENEKVGEGDDKVKEVEAAESKPKTVEKSSSYKEESNYLSDLKEFEKKALSELKSKLEEAILGNNIFKKEEPKKEEKKVAEEVVKTEEVEKTEEEVKTQEEEEEEKEEKPQEVFDKKAEEVAGENEKEAEEGEEVKKSEDGCEVVDKDISLWGVPLFPGKGFEGTDVVLLKFLRAREFKVNEAFEMLKKTLQWRKESKIDSILDEDVCADLSSAAYLNGVDREGHPVCYNIFGVFDNEELYQKTFGNEEKRGQFLRWRLQLMEKSVQKLDLRPGGVTSLLQINDLKNSPGPVKKELRIATKQAVGLLQDNYPELVAKNIFINVPFWYYALNALLSPFLTQRTKSKFVVARPTKVTETLLKYIPAQEIPAQYGGFKRDNDNEFSAEDGAVSELILTAGSTGTIQIDAAEVGSTILWDLTVLGWEVNYKEEFVPIDEGSYTIIVQKKKKMGSNEGPIRNTFRSNEPGKVVLTIENKSSKKKRVLYRYKAKKCSTF, encoded by the exons ATGACTGTGGAGGAGACCCAGGTTGCGGAAGTTGTGGTTGTTCCTCGGGAGGAGGCTGAGAAGGTTGTTTGTGAGAATGAGAAGGTTGGTGAGGGAGATGATAAGGTGAAGGAAGTGGAGGCGGCGGAATCGAAGCCGAAAACGGTTGAGAAGAGTTCTTCTTATAAGGAAGAGAGCAACTATCTCTCtgatttgaaagagttcgagAAGAAGGCGTTGAGCGAGCTGAAATCAAAGCTGGAGGAGGCCATTTTGGGCAACAATATCTTCAAGAAGGAGGAgccaaagaaggaagaaaaaaaagtagcaGAGGAGGTAGTAAAAACGGAGGAGGTAGAAAAAACAGAGGAGGAAGTGAAAAcacaggaggaggaggaggaggagaaggaagagaaaCCACAGGAGGTATTTGATAAAAAGGCGGAGGAAGTAGCTggagagaatgagaaggaagCGGAAGAAGGCGAGGAGGTGAAGAAATCGGAAGATGGCTGTGAAGTAGTAGACAAGGATATCTCTCTTTGGGGAGTGCCACTTTTTCCCGGTAAGGGTTTCGAGGGCACTGATGTTGTTCTCTTGAAGTTCTTAAGGGCTAGGGAGTTCAAGGTCAATGAGGCTTTCGAGATGCTGAAGAAAACCCTTCAATGGCGGAAGGAGTCCAAGATCGATTCGATTTTGGACGAGGATGTCTGTGCCGATCTGAGCTCTGCCGCTTACTTGAACGGCGTTGATCGCGAAGGCCACCCCGTTTGCTACAACATTTTCGGGGTATTCGACAACGAGGAGCTTTATCAGAAGACTTTTGGAAATGAGGAGAAGAGAGGGCAGTTCCTGAGGTGGAGGCTCCAGCTGATGGAGAAGAGCGTACAGAAGCTTGATCTGAGGCCTGGTGGTGTCACTTCTCTGCTTCAGATCAACGACCTCAAGAACTCTCCGGGGCCGGTGAAGAAGGAGCTCCGGATTGCCACAAAGCAAGCAGTTGGGCTTCTGCAGGACAACTACCCTGAGTTGGTTGCCAAAAAT ATCTTCATAAATGTTCCTTTCTGGTATTATGCACTTAATGCATTGCTATCTCCTTTCTTGACTCAAAGAACCAAGAGCAAGTTCGTCGTTGCTCGCCCCACGAAGGTCACTGAAACCCTTCTCAA GTACATTCCAGCTCAGGAGATACCTGCTCAGTATGGCGGTTTCAAGAGGGACAACGACAACGAGTTCTCTGCCGAAGATGGCGCTGTTTCAGAACTTATTCTTACGGCTGGATCCACTGGAACCATACAAATTGATGCAGCAGAG GTTGGTAGCACAATACTGTGGGACTTGACTGTTTTGGGATGGGAAGTGAATTACAAGGAGGAGTTTGTTCCAATTGATGAGGGGTCGTACACCATTATTgttcagaagaagaagaaaatggggtCTAACGAAGGCCCAATTCGCAACACTTTCCGAAGCAACGAACCCGGGAAGGTTGTCCTGACAATCGAGAACAAATCGAGCAAGAAGAAGAGGGTTCTGTACCGGTACAAGGCCAAGAAGTGCTCCACCTTCTGA
- the LOC103454459 gene encoding patellin-4 isoform X1, whose protein sequence is MTVEETQVAEVVVVPREEAEKVVCENEKVGEGDDKVKEVEAAESKPKTVEKSSSYKEESNYLSDLKEFEKKALSELKSKLEEAILGNNIFKKEEPKKEEKKVAEEVVKTEEVEKTEEEVKTQEEEEEEKEEKPQEVFDKKAEEVAGENEKEAEEGEEVKKSEDGCEVVDKDISLWGVPLFPGKGFEGTDVVLLKFLRAREFKVNEAFEMLKKTLQWRKESKIDSILDEDVCADLSSAAYLNGVDREGHPVCYNIFGVFDNEELYQKTFGNEEKRGQFLRWRLQLMEKSVQKLDLRPGGVTSLLQINDLKNSPGPVKKELRIATKQAVGLLQDNYPELVAKNIFINVPFWYYALNALLSPFLTQRTKSKFVVARPTKVTETLLKYIPAQEIPAQYGGFKRDNDNEFSAEDGAVSELILTAGSTGTIQIDAAEQVGSTILWDLTVLGWEVNYKEEFVPIDEGSYTIIVQKKKKMGSNEGPIRNTFRSNEPGKVVLTIENKSSKKKRVLYRYKAKKCSTF, encoded by the exons ATGACTGTGGAGGAGACCCAGGTTGCGGAAGTTGTGGTTGTTCCTCGGGAGGAGGCTGAGAAGGTTGTTTGTGAGAATGAGAAGGTTGGTGAGGGAGATGATAAGGTGAAGGAAGTGGAGGCGGCGGAATCGAAGCCGAAAACGGTTGAGAAGAGTTCTTCTTATAAGGAAGAGAGCAACTATCTCTCtgatttgaaagagttcgagAAGAAGGCGTTGAGCGAGCTGAAATCAAAGCTGGAGGAGGCCATTTTGGGCAACAATATCTTCAAGAAGGAGGAgccaaagaaggaagaaaaaaaagtagcaGAGGAGGTAGTAAAAACGGAGGAGGTAGAAAAAACAGAGGAGGAAGTGAAAAcacaggaggaggaggaggaggagaaggaagagaaaCCACAGGAGGTATTTGATAAAAAGGCGGAGGAAGTAGCTggagagaatgagaaggaagCGGAAGAAGGCGAGGAGGTGAAGAAATCGGAAGATGGCTGTGAAGTAGTAGACAAGGATATCTCTCTTTGGGGAGTGCCACTTTTTCCCGGTAAGGGTTTCGAGGGCACTGATGTTGTTCTCTTGAAGTTCTTAAGGGCTAGGGAGTTCAAGGTCAATGAGGCTTTCGAGATGCTGAAGAAAACCCTTCAATGGCGGAAGGAGTCCAAGATCGATTCGATTTTGGACGAGGATGTCTGTGCCGATCTGAGCTCTGCCGCTTACTTGAACGGCGTTGATCGCGAAGGCCACCCCGTTTGCTACAACATTTTCGGGGTATTCGACAACGAGGAGCTTTATCAGAAGACTTTTGGAAATGAGGAGAAGAGAGGGCAGTTCCTGAGGTGGAGGCTCCAGCTGATGGAGAAGAGCGTACAGAAGCTTGATCTGAGGCCTGGTGGTGTCACTTCTCTGCTTCAGATCAACGACCTCAAGAACTCTCCGGGGCCGGTGAAGAAGGAGCTCCGGATTGCCACAAAGCAAGCAGTTGGGCTTCTGCAGGACAACTACCCTGAGTTGGTTGCCAAAAAT ATCTTCATAAATGTTCCTTTCTGGTATTATGCACTTAATGCATTGCTATCTCCTTTCTTGACTCAAAGAACCAAGAGCAAGTTCGTCGTTGCTCGCCCCACGAAGGTCACTGAAACCCTTCTCAA GTACATTCCAGCTCAGGAGATACCTGCTCAGTATGGCGGTTTCAAGAGGGACAACGACAACGAGTTCTCTGCCGAAGATGGCGCTGTTTCAGAACTTATTCTTACGGCTGGATCCACTGGAACCATACAAATTGATGCAGCAGAG CAGGTTGGTAGCACAATACTGTGGGACTTGACTGTTTTGGGATGGGAAGTGAATTACAAGGAGGAGTTTGTTCCAATTGATGAGGGGTCGTACACCATTATTgttcagaagaagaagaaaatggggtCTAACGAAGGCCCAATTCGCAACACTTTCCGAAGCAACGAACCCGGGAAGGTTGTCCTGACAATCGAGAACAAATCGAGCAAGAAGAAGAGGGTTCTGTACCGGTACAAGGCCAAGAAGTGCTCCACCTTCTGA